From the genome of Vicia villosa cultivar HV-30 ecotype Madison, WI linkage group LG2, Vvil1.0, whole genome shotgun sequence, one region includes:
- the LOC131648997 gene encoding uncharacterized protein LOC131648997 yields the protein MEPERRKTKKYTFKSLDVEELRKPGSLIVDQDKFCSKYGRLLYLLRTKMEEGILSTLIQFYDSLYHCFTFPDYQLLPTLEGYSSIIGLPITGRVPFTGLEKDPKPCEIAKSTHLRKGEIDKSMVTKGGLPGLPAEFLIEKALTLSQERKEEDFEAIFALLVYGLFLFPIINNFVDMNAIKIFMKNHVPTILGDTYYSIHLKNSYGKGMVTCCTPLLYKWYISHLPDTSEFWSQKEGLKWSHKIITLTNTEIVWTNNHFCRMKTLDCYGDSPNVPLIGTKGAISYSPVLARRQFRFSMDKRPRSNLLEGFFME from the coding sequence ATGGAACctgaaagaagaaaaaccaagaaatatacttTCAAGAGTTTAGATGTGGAAGAATTAAGAAAGCCAGGATCCTTGATTGTTGATCAAGACAAGTTTTGTAGCAAGTATGGAAGATTGTTGTATCTCCTCAGAACCAAGATGGAAGAAGGAATCCTCTCCACTCTGATTCAATTCTATGACTCATTGTATCATTGCTTCACCTTCCCTGATTATCAACTATTGCCTACCTTGGAAGGGTATTCAAGTATTATTGGGTTGCCCATTactggaagagttcctttcaccGGTTTAGAAAAAGATCCCAAGCCTTGTGAGATTGCAAAATCCACTCATTTGAGAAAGGGAGAAATTGATAAGAGCATGGTTACTAAAGGAGGATTACCTGGATTACCTGCTGAGTTCTTAATTGAGAAAGCTCTCACCTTGTcacaagaaagaaaggaagaagactttgaaGCTATTTTTGCCTTGTTGGTGTATGGATTGTTCTTGTTCCCTATCAttaacaactttgttgatatgaatgccATCAAGATCTTTATGAAGAATCATGTTCCTACCATACTTGGGGACACTTACTATTCTATTCATCTCAAAAATTCCTATGGAAAGGGAATGGTTACTTGTTGTACTCCTTTGCTATACAAGTGGTACATATCTCATCTGCCTGACACCTCTGAATTCTGGAGCCAAAAAGAAGGATTGAAATGGTCACACAAGATCATTACTCTTACCAACActgagattgtttggacaaacaaTCACTTTTGTAGAATGAAGACTTTAGACTGCTATGGTGATTCCCCTAATGTGCCCCTCATTGGTACAAAAGGAGCAATCAGTTATAGCCCCGTGTTAGCTCGTCGTCAATTTAGGTTTTCTATGGACAAAAGACCAAGGAGCAATTTATTAGAGGGATTCTTTATGGAATAA
- the LOC131648998 gene encoding uncharacterized protein LOC131648998: MAEEHHVKPPCESSPRRFARLTNNPAARRAEMKTGLLQIIYANPFAGLDHEDPYTHLTKFYEIAGTLGAPEAEEEAVFMRLFPHSLIGKAKDWYLDQSTETMTNWNVLEKHFLNRFFSHNRFMDAKTAIATFTQATNETLCEAWERYKSMLRKCPNHSFDSLSQVHIFRNGLLPQPKLLLDATADGSLLAKSAEEAVAVIDRMALTDHQVQHNRGAIQKKLRVLELGTNDAILAQNKLLTQTVEELTKQQSKLPQQLKEMHAPASSSQQVAYCELCTGDHQTGFCPPPNEEVNYMGNQQRTTPYQNNQNFQRGNNANYGQGWRQDTGTANRPHQYQSY; this comes from the coding sequence ATGGCGGAAGAACATCATGTGAAACCTCCCTGCGAAAGCAGCCCAAGACGGTTCGCCCGTCTCACCAATAATCCAGCTGCACGACGCGCTGAAATGAAAACAGGACTGCTGCAAATCATTTATGCTAACCCTTTTGCAGGTCTTGACCATGAGGATCCCTACACTCACCTCACAAAGTTTTACGAGATCGCTGGTACGTTAGGTGCTCCTGAGGCGGAAGAGGAAGCCGTGTTTATGAGACTCTTTCCACATTCATTGATCGGAAAGGCGAAAGATTGGTATCTTGACCAATCAACGGAGACAATGACCAACTGGAATGTCTTGGAGAAACATTTTCTCAACAGGTTTTTCTCTCACAATCGATTTATGGACGCAAAGACAGCAATAGCAACATTCACTCAAGCGACAAATGAAACCTTGTGCGAGGCTTGGGAGCGTTACAAATCCATGTTACGAAAATGTCCAAATCACAGTTTCGATAGCTTATCACAAGTCCATATTTTTCGTAATGGATTACTACCTCAACCGAAACTTCTACTCGATGCAACAGCCGACGGTTCTTTACTTGCAAAAAGTGCAGAGGAAGCAGTCGCAGTTATTGATAGAATGGCCCTCACGGATCATCAAGTTCAACATAATCGAGGTGCTATCCAAAAAAAACTGAGAGTACTCGAATTAGGAACAAATGATGCAATTTTAGCACAAAACAAACTCCTCACTCAAACTGTTGAAGAACTAACAAAACAGCAGTCCAAACTTCCTCAACAACTCAAAGAAATGCATGCTCCGGCAAGCTCTTCACAACAAGTGGCTTATTGCGAATTATGCACTGGAGATCATCAGACTGGTTTTTGCCCTCCACCCAACGAGGAAGTCAATTATATGGGAAATCAGCAAAGGACAACACCGTATCAAAACAATCAGAATTTCCAACGCGGAAACAACGCCAATTATGGTCAAGGGTGGAGACAAGACACCGGAACTGCAAATAGACCACATCAATACCAAAGTTATTAA